The genome window TGTTCCGGGGTCACGAATTGCAGCGACGGCTGCTTCTCGCTAAGCAATTCGCGTGCAGCCGTTTCCTGATCCACGCCGTTCTTTTCGGCCAGCGCAGTGATTTGTTTTTCCACCAGCGGGGTACGGACCCAGCCCGGGCAAATGGAGTTGGCGGTGATGCCCTGGCCAGCCGTTTCCAGCGCCGTGACCTTGGTAAAACCTACCACACCGTGCTTGGCAGCCACATAGGCCGATTTGTTTGCGGACGCCACCAGACCATGCGCCGACGCAATGTTGATGATGCGGCCAAAACCCTGCTTCTTCATGTGCGGCAAGGCGGCAGCGGTGCCGTGAAAGACCGCCGACAGATTCAACGCCAGGATGGCGTCCCATTTGTCGACCGGAAAGTCTTCGATCAGCGCGGTGTGCTGAATGCCGGCATTGTTGACCAGGATGTCGATGCGGCCCATCTGGCGCACCGCATTGTCGATCAGGCCGCGCACGGCCGCGCCCTTGGACAGGTCGGCGCCGTCGTAAATCACCTTGACGCCGTGCTTGTCAGCCAGGCCCGCACGCACCTTTTCAATCTCGGCGGCGTCGCCAAAACCATTCAGAACAATGTCCGCGCCTTGTTGCGCGAAGGCGGTGGCAATACCCAGGCCGATGCCACTGGTGGAACCGGTGACAAGGGCGACTTTTCCTTTGAGCATGAACATTCTCCTGTGGTCTGGCACGTGGGCGGAAATCAAAAGCGGGGTCAAGTGTAGCTGCCCGGCAAGGCGCCAATCATGCCATGTCCCCACACGCAGCGGGGTCAAGCGGCGGGCGGTTTGTCCTGGGTAGAGGATGGCGGCGGAGCGTCGTCCGTCACGGCAACGGCCACTGGCAATTCCGCCATGCCGCCCCGGTTCTCCGGCACAAGCTCCAGCAGCTTGATCAAGACGGGCACCACGCCCATCGACACCGCCACGACTACGGACAACAAATCGCGCTGCTCGCCATTGACCAGGTGGTTGTCCCACGCTTCGTTGAAGATGGCGAAGCTGAATTCCCCGCCCTGCGCCAGCACGACGGCAAACAGCAAGCGGTGGTAGCGAGGCAAGCCCAGAAAACGCGCAAAGCCATATAGCACCAGCGCCTTCACCAGCAATAGCGCCGTCACGCCCGCGATGATGAACATCCAGTGGTTCGCCACCACCGTCAAATTGATGGACATGCCGATTGCCACAAAGAACAGCCCAAGCAGCAAGCCCTTGAACGGCTCGATCGCCTTTTCCAGATCGTTCCGATAGCGGGACTCGGCCATCTGCACCCCAACCAGAAAACCGCCCAAACCCGCGGACAGCCCCGCGTAGTCAAACAACTGAGCCGCGCCCACCACCATCAGCAGCGCCGCAGCCGTGAACAGTTCGTTGAGTTTCGCCTTGGCGGCCCAGCCCAGCAAACGCAGCCGGTAAGCCACCAACACCACGGCCACCGCCACCACGGCTTCTTTGAAGGACGGCGCCGAGGTGCCGTCAGAACCCAGCAGGCCAGCAGCCACCAGCATGGGAATCGCCGCCATGTCCTGGAACAGCAACACCCCCAGCGCAGACCGCCCCAATGGCGTGCGGGTCAGCGTGCGTTCATCCAGCAGCCTCAATGCGACCGCCGTAGACGACAACGCCAGCGATAGGCCGCACAGCACCGCCGCCTGCCATTCCATGCCAGCCAGATGCCGCAACGCCGCGCCAAACACCAGCCCCAGCAACAGGCCGCAAGCCAACATCTGCAAGGTGCCCAGCAAAAAGACTTCATTGCGCATGGCCCACAGGCGCTTGGGCGACAGTTCCAGGCCGATGATGAACAACATCATGACGACGCCCCATTGCGACACGTCCACCATCGTTTCTACGTTGGTCACCAGCTTCAGGCAGGACGGCCCGACCAGCACGCCCGCGATGAGATAACCCGGAATCGCGCCCAAGCCCAGCCGTTGAGTGATCGGCACGCACAGCACGGCGGCAAGCAAGAGGATAAGAATCAGATTCATGATGCGGGGTGACGTCTAGGGTAGAGTCCAAGTCATGCGAGGCAACCGGCGCCGGCATAGGTGGATTCTGAGCAAAGAAAGCGGCCACAGAAAGTCAGTTGAAACCCGCTGTTGAAATCTTTTTATCGCCCCCTTTACACAAACAAAAAAAATCCTGTAGAATTGCGGGCTTCGCTGCTCCGACAACGAAGATCCTTCCGACCAGGGATCTAGTGTGAAGAAACACAAGTGGGGAAACACAAGGTGAGAAATCACCGGGTGCACATTCACTGAGTGCGACATCACCGTTACGGAATCCAGCCACGGAGAGGTGGCAGAGTGGTCGAATGTACCTGACTCGAAATCAGGCGTACGGTATCCCCGTACCGTGGGTTCGAATCCCACCCTCTCCGCCAGTATTCAAGAACGAAGCCCCTGAGAAATCAGGGGCTTTTTTCTTTGTGGCGTGGCGTAAAATGACGACTTCTGTGAATTAACTCTCTTAGCAGGGAGCCGGTGCAGAGGGCAATTTCGCTACACGCCCATTGACCATAGGACTAATCATGATTGCAGATCGAGAGGCGCTTGCCCGCCGTGCAGCTGTGAATAGCGCACTGGCCAGCCAGCGCATGGAAGGACTAGAGCCTGATGCGCAGGTCATCAAAGATGCCCAACTATGGGCTTCTGGCGAAAAATCGCTTGATGAAGCCATAGCCGAATATAAGGCCCGCCTGGACTCGGCCGCCCGCAAGGGATGAAATACACCGGAAATGACGGCGACCCATACCTGGACAATCGCACCGGAATACTCCGCAATCGGCTTGGTATTGAAGACCAGACAGCACTAGACAAGGCCGAATCCAGTCTGTCTTTTTTGCAGTCAGCCAAACTGCGCGAACAGCCCGTTGCAGGCAAGTTCGATCTGATACACCTGCAAGAAATCCATCGCCGCCTGTTCGGTGACATCTACGACTGGGCGGGAGAAATACGCCAAGGCGAGATCCAAAAGGGCGACACCATGTTCGCCCGCCATCTAATGATCGGTAGCGCAGCAAAAAAATTATTTGAGCAACTTGCTCGAGAGCGTCACTTGCAGGACCTAGACGCAGACGAATTCAGTCAGCGCGCAGCTCACTATCTGGGCGAAATCAACGTTTTGCATCCGTTTCGCGAAGGCAATGGCAGAACTCAAAGGGAGTTCATCGGTCAACTTGCTCGAGAGGCTGGCCACGACATTGATTGGACGGGCATCAGTCAATCCGAAATGATTAAGGCGTCAATTGACGCCTACAACGGTGATTCCCGAACCTTGGCCAGCCTCATTCGACGCGCAATCAGTCACTGATCAGACGTCAAACGCGAATCGTGGCGTAAAAAAACAGCGCCCAAGAATGGGCGCTGCCAGAACATACCCTACCCAACCCTCAATACGCCGCGATCTGCCGCGCGGGCGACACCAGCCGTGCCGTGGGTGACTGACTCGCCTGCCCCGAACCCGGCAACTTGAACGCGCTGACAGCGCGCGTCAGATCTGCCGCCTGATCCTGCATCGAACCAGCGGCAGCCGCAGCTTCTTCGACCAGCGCCGCGTTCTGTTGCGTCACTTCGTCCATCTGCGACACAGCGCGGTTGACCTGTTCGATACCGTCGGCTTGCTCGGCGGATGCTGCGGCGATCTCGCCCATGATGTCCGTCACGCGCTGCACAGAACTCACGATTTCCTGCATGGTCGAGCCGGCGCGTTCGGCGCTGATCGAACCCTGGCGGATCTTCTGCACCGTGTCTTCGATCAAGGTCTTGATTTCTTTGGCGGCTTGCGCGCTGCGTTGCGCCAGCGTGCGAACCTCGGCTGCGACCACCGCAAAGCCCTTGCCCTGCTCACCTGCTCGCGCAGCTTCCACGGCGGCGTTCAGCGCCAGGATGTTGGTCTGGAAAGCAATGCCATCAATCACCGAAACGATATCCGCAATCTTGACGGAGCTGGACGAAATCGCGCTCATCGTGCCCACCACTTCCGACACGGTGGCGCCCCCTCGGGACGCCGTGTCGGATGCCGCCGCAGCAAGCTGATTTGCCTGTTTGGCGCTATCGGCGTTTTGCTTCACAGTAGAAGACAGCTGCTCCATGGACGCCGCCGTTTCTTCCAGCGATGCCGCCTGCTGCTCGGTGCGCGAAGACAGATCGGTGTTGCCTGCCGCGATCTCGCCCGAAGCGGACGCAATGCTGTCAACGCCCGTCCGGATGCGGGCGACGGTGCCGACCAGGTTGGCATTCATGGATTCCAGCGCTTGCATCAGTTGGCCGATCTCGTCTTTCGACGTCACCGTGATGTTGCTGGTCAGGTCATTGGCGGCCACCGTGCGCGCTACGCGCACCGCGTCGGACAGCGGACGGGTGATGCCGCGCGTCAGCAGAATGGCCAGCAGCAAACCTGCCACGACCGCAATCGAACCTATCGCGATCATCCAGAAGTTTGCCGTGCGATAAGCGCTTTGGATGTCTGCCGCGCTGGCATCGATTTCGGCCCGCTGCAAATTGGACAGCTTCGTGATCTGGTCGATGAACTGGCGCGTAGCTGGCAGAAATTCCTGTGTGAAGATCTTGTTGGCAGCCTCGACGTCGGCGTCCTGCTTGGCCTTGAAAATACCGTCACGCGTGCGCAGATACTCGGCGCGAGATTTTCGGATGCCTTCCCACAACAGCTTTTCCTCGTCGCTTTGAATCAGCGGTTCAATCTGCTGCTGCAAAGCCGACGAGTTGCGCGTGGACGTGGCAGCTTCTTCCGTGAAGAAACCCGCCAGACTGGCGTCGGCGCTCTTGGCGATTGCCGTGGTGCGGGTCACCCCGGTTTGAATGTTGCGGGCCCAATCGCTGATCAAGCGTTCCTTGATCAGGGATCGTTGCGTAACGGTCTCGACCGATTCGTTGATGTTGGCCAGGCTGACCAAACCGACGACGCACATGACAATGATCATGGCCAACAAGACGGCAAATCCACCCGCAAGGCGGGTTCCAAGCTTCATGTTATTCATACTGCCTCCGGCTACTTCCAGGGCAAGTTTGAATGCGTGCTCAGGGGATGATCTGGCGCCGGAAAACTGCCGCCGCCAAAACAAGCCAGATGCCCGCAAGCCCCTGGATATCCGCCCCCAATTATGGTGTTCGTTGTGTCGAAAATTGCCGCCGGAGCGCTCGTATTCGAGCGTGCTCGCGACGGTCAATGGGATGCTAGCAGTCC of Achromobacter seleniivolatilans contains these proteins:
- a CDS encoding 3-hydroxybutyrate dehydrogenase, encoding MLKGKVALVTGSTSGIGLGIATAFAQQGADIVLNGFGDAAEIEKVRAGLADKHGVKVIYDGADLSKGAAVRGLIDNAVRQMGRIDILVNNAGIQHTALIEDFPVDKWDAILALNLSAVFHGTAAALPHMKKQGFGRIINIASAHGLVASANKSAYVAAKHGVVGFTKVTALETAGQGITANSICPGWVRTPLVEKQITALAEKNGVDQETAARELLSEKQPSLQFVTPEQLGGTAVFLASDAAAQITGTSVSVDGGWTAR
- a CDS encoding cation:proton antiporter domain-containing protein codes for the protein MNLILILLLAAVLCVPITQRLGLGAIPGYLIAGVLVGPSCLKLVTNVETMVDVSQWGVVMMLFIIGLELSPKRLWAMRNEVFLLGTLQMLACGLLLGLVFGAALRHLAGMEWQAAVLCGLSLALSSTAVALRLLDERTLTRTPLGRSALGVLLFQDMAAIPMLVAAGLLGSDGTSAPSFKEAVVAVAVVLVAYRLRLLGWAAKAKLNELFTAAALLMVVGAAQLFDYAGLSAGLGGFLVGVQMAESRYRNDLEKAIEPFKGLLLGLFFVAIGMSINLTVVANHWMFIIAGVTALLLVKALVLYGFARFLGLPRYHRLLFAVVLAQGGEFSFAIFNEAWDNHLVNGEQRDLLSVVVAVSMGVVPVLIKLLELVPENRGGMAELPVAVAVTDDAPPPSSTQDKPPAA
- a CDS encoding antitoxin VbhA family protein encodes the protein MIADREALARRAAVNSALASQRMEGLEPDAQVIKDAQLWASGEKSLDEAIAEYKARLDSAARKG
- a CDS encoding Fic/DOC family protein, which encodes MKYTGNDGDPYLDNRTGILRNRLGIEDQTALDKAESSLSFLQSAKLREQPVAGKFDLIHLQEIHRRLFGDIYDWAGEIRQGEIQKGDTMFARHLMIGSAAKKLFEQLARERHLQDLDADEFSQRAAHYLGEINVLHPFREGNGRTQREFIGQLAREAGHDIDWTGISQSEMIKASIDAYNGDSRTLASLIRRAISH
- a CDS encoding methyl-accepting chemotaxis protein, whose product is MNNMKLGTRLAGGFAVLLAMIIVMCVVGLVSLANINESVETVTQRSLIKERLISDWARNIQTGVTRTTAIAKSADASLAGFFTEEAATSTRNSSALQQQIEPLIQSDEEKLLWEGIRKSRAEYLRTRDGIFKAKQDADVEAANKIFTQEFLPATRQFIDQITKLSNLQRAEIDASAADIQSAYRTANFWMIAIGSIAVVAGLLLAILLTRGITRPLSDAVRVARTVAANDLTSNITVTSKDEIGQLMQALESMNANLVGTVARIRTGVDSIASASGEIAAGNTDLSSRTEQQAASLEETAASMEQLSSTVKQNADSAKQANQLAAAASDTASRGGATVSEVVGTMSAISSSSVKIADIVSVIDGIAFQTNILALNAAVEAARAGEQGKGFAVVAAEVRTLAQRSAQAAKEIKTLIEDTVQKIRQGSISAERAGSTMQEIVSSVQRVTDIMGEIAAASAEQADGIEQVNRAVSQMDEVTQQNAALVEEAAAAAGSMQDQAADLTRAVSAFKLPGSGQASQSPTARLVSPARQIAAY